The Salvia splendens isolate huo1 unplaced genomic scaffold, SspV2 ctg1120, whole genome shotgun sequence genome segment ATGATTACATCATTTTTACGATGAACCTGTTGGATTTTGGATGATAAGAGATAAATAggacgtaatacaacccaaaagaaggaatacataATCAAAACTGAAACGAAATTACAATGACAAATTCGAAACAGTAAACCGTAAATGTAGTAATAAGCCGAGTCGATGAGACGTCTttctgcaagacgagatacgcatTGGTACTGCTCTCGGATTGACGTGTCgtacagaaagacaatgcagaggaGGGAGAGAACTTATGATGTGTATCCTTGTGAATTGGTGTAGGAATGCATGGAATGACTAAGCATCGAACCCAATTACCAGGCCCAAAGAATagtccaaagaccaattgccaagatccaagaccACGGGCTCGGGCAGGCTCAAAGAATagtccaaagaccacccaaagaccaattactaagatccaagtccaagtccaagtccacgGGCTCGCGGCGAGGCGGACGGCGGCGGGACGCGTGAGGGCTCTACCGCCCATCTTAGTTCACTATacttattacatgtaataattcttcttattaaattaatttaataaggTTGTCACTTCCAATGTAGGATAATTAACTCTCTTTATTAATCCATGGCTTCTCTATTAGCTCATTTAATTAAATCGAAATtttgcccaactttaatccattatttctcactcaccgggaatcggatttgagaaaatgaatacacCACAGTcattgataagtcgcattctaggcattggttactggtcagtatgatggtTTTAACGCATATTATGTGTAAAGAAGTTGCTGAAGTGTGCAGGTTAATGGTACAAGTCAGGAGGAAGGGTGTCGGAGTGATTCGAGTGAAAAGGACTCTAGACAGATGCAATACTGGCCAGGATGTATGCCGCAGGGCTCAAGATGGAGAAGGAAGGATTGCTAGGAAATGACCAACTATTCAAAGGGCAAATGTCATTTCACATGAAGAGACaaccctagaaattagggcaagccaccctataaataggaggtCACACGAAGAAAGATAGAGACTCTTGGAGATTCCGGTTCCATACGTGGAGACTAGCTCCACcacttctcgttcctcgcccTCAGGTCACAATTACTTGAAGACTTCGGTACTCTGCCGGAGGGGAGTTCGTTGCCGTTCCAATTAGCCATCGTAGTTTGAAGAAAATCAACTGTTTCATCGCCCGAGGGGCCAACAATATTTATCGCTTTCTGTTGTTTTTAATTTCCCGTAGCAAACTCATTTTACTTGAAGTTTCATTGTTGATCGAAGTTGTTTACTTGGTTTTAAACATTTTGTGCTTGGACCTGGTGATTATGAAGTTGAACCTTGTTGCTTTCTCACATTTCGGTTATGAATGCTTTCCTTCTGCCTAGATTAGTTAGATCCGTTAGCTTAGCGTTGATTGAGGTAGTTACATGCATGGATTTTCCTTCTTAGACTAGATCTGGTTTTTGtgcaaaattacaagtattttgTTCGGCTGTAATTTGAAGAAAATGTCTCGCTCTAATCGTTGTTGATTTTCTGTCATATTGCATGTTAGTCAGTTTACGTAATTAATAGTTTTTCATGTAAGTGTCTCGATTTCCAagtttaatttcaaatttgagTATGTTGCAAGATTTACCTAAGTTATTAATGGAGTCCATGATTTTCTGCATTTTCGCATTTCTTGGTGATGAAGACAACATCTTTATCTGATTTGGGGACCACTTAGTGCCTTTAGCCACCTTTTGCTTTGTCCTTTCACTTTTTCCAGCTTTTCTGCAGATCTGACAGTTAGTCGCCCAATACCGCTTGATATCCTCTGTTACTTTGTCTGGCTATTTATAGTAAATTCTTACTTTTCACCTGCTCCCCAGCAGTCCAATTCCTATATTCACGTACACAACCAAGTTCTGTGATGATAGCATCTTACTAATCAGGATAGTATAGGTTCCATTTTAGTTTCGTGTCTAGATAAaactcaacccaaagcgtggtagcaaaCCAACCTTCCAAGATGTCATCTCAATCGTATTACGCACACATCCATCTCTCCATTATACTAGTTAGTGGAAGTGGGTTGATGTTTTGATAACAGGCTTTTAGGTTTTCGTGCCAACGACACTGCTAAGTCTAGGTCGCATCCTACCTAGTAGAACACACGACCCTTCATAAACCTGCTCTCTCAGTCATCTACTCCGATAGTAGTTCgatgctatatcatttaatttcacaaaattaaatatctagTTGAATTTATTCTTGGTCAAAACCCTTTGACCGGGCACATGATTCCAACATAACCATCTAAAATAATGATTGCTAAACTAGTTCTAAGTGTTATTAAAATTGTTTctccatccacaaaaaatagttctATTTatggcggcacgagttttaatgataAATTAGTAAACAAGTAGATAAATatgagagagaggagaaaaagtaggagagagaatgagaaaaagtggATATAGTGGGAGAAAAAGTTTCCATTTTTGAAATGTGACTATTTTTCATGAATATTccaaaatgatactccctccgttccgtcCCAAGAAAGATGACCCCTTCCATGGGTGGCACAGagttttatgcagttttattttgtgtgttgagtggagagtataaagtaggagagatagaataaagtagatataaatgtgttttcatttatagaaatgagtcatcttagatgggacaaactaaaaggaaagtgagttatCTTTAGTGGGACAGAGAGTacaatgaaactattttttatagacAGAGGGAGGAAGAAAGGTACAGATGAAGCTCATTTAAATGACATGATGGACAAATGTCAAGTATGTCATGCTGGCTCATCAATTTCATGATGCAGCCTGCCCAATAGTATCCATTTACCTCCAAGCTGAAAAActtttaaatgtataaaataattcTTAGATATCGGTTGatacataatataattattctAGGGTCAATTAGTTAATTTATCATGATTAACTATTTTGTAGCTAAAGATAACGGTGAGTTATCCCATTTAAATTTTTGATACAGCAAATCATAAATAAGGATAAAAATTAGGATTGTCAAAAGTGTCTAGATTAATTTAACTTAATGACTAGGAATAGAAAAAAGGATGAGTAAAAATGTATTTTTCTAAAACTAACTTAGTAGACCTGGTTTCTAACTTAGACAAATGGGGTAATGGGTAGTTACATTGCTGGTCGAAACATAGGCTTTTGAGTGGGCTTCGTACAGATTGGATACAAAACATGGGCCACGTgatttataaaataaagtactgatatttattaaaatatatttatattatttggtAGATAATTAACGTATTAGCAGTCTTAGCTCAGCTGGTAGAACAGCATGGCTGTCGATTCCCACAGGCGGCGAATTTTCTATTCTTTTTCCGTTCATTTTGATTTCCACTGTTTGTCATTCCACTGTTTGTCACAATCACAGTGTTGCTTCACactttccatttccatttccatggCGTTCAATCCAATAGGCTTTCCTCCGGCGATACggtattcattagttattttaattatcaatttttCCGGAATTTTGTTTGGCATTGGATCGATTGAATCGGTGTCCGTTCTGATTTGGGGAAAAGGTGGTGATTCATTACTATGGAAGATTGGCGGCGAAGCCAGCATGGTGATTTGATGAAAATGGAGATCCCTTCCTTTTCAATTTGTTCTTGCTTCTGGAATGGTTAGTAGTATTTCATATACTGTTGTCGAGATATTCGAATTTTGTTTTAGGATTAAATTAGAAGATGATGCAAACCCCCAACTTGAATGAGAGAAGGAATACGTATGATTTACTGCAATTGCAAATAGTTTCAGTATCCTATTTGAGATGATTGATGGTGTAATTTCATACTCCTGTATTGCGAAATAAGAGGATGGCTTTTGCCTCTGAAACCTCTCTGTCATGATTAAACCATCACATTGAAAGAACATTGTATTTATGGGAAAATTTGTGAGTTGAAGATACATTAGTTACTTTTCTACTCAACTTACGTGTGATTGTGTGAAGCATTCACAGATCTTTCACTTTGACCATCTCAACTTATGTTGGTCATATCTGGTATTGAATCAGCTGTGAGATCAATGAAAGTAGGTGGCATTCGTCGCGTCATTTTCCCTCCATCACCACGTCTCAATAACCCATCCCACCTAGATGTAAGTCATCTCTTTGATCAGTTTGTATTCATATGTTCGTTGTGGTATCTGAAGCTCATCTTTTCTAGTCGAGGAGCTAATAATTCTCATCAAATTAGGTTCAATTAGAAAACATGGATGAGTGAAACGTAATGAAGGAATTGTTTAAGTACAAATGTAATCTACTTCTTTGAAGAAGAACATGGTTGTATTTGCTCGTACGAATTAGTATTTGATTCTTGCTCTGCAGTTTTTGATAGACAGATTATTCACTACTATATTCAATCCAACTCGCTTATCGAATGATGAAGGCCCGAACTTGGTGACACTCAATATTTGATATCGAGCTGGTCAGTGTGAAGCATCATTCGACCACCCTCATCTCCGCAGTATACAGGAATTCTGgatgttgttttcttctacgtGATGACTTTCTGAGTTCGCATATTAACAGAAGACAcgaaaattgtactccctccgtcacaagATAAGCGACTCACATTTCTTTTTGGGACGTTCCAAGATAAGTGagccatttccttttttggcattctctctcttactttttctctactttattaactctcttactttattcactttccacTTTACTAACAAAACCCCAtcttcttaaatctcgtgccgaaaagttttagctcacttatcttgggacggagggagtatagttTTTTTGCAGGATCGTCAAATGGTCAGTGGATTCTCAGACAGCTACTCCTGATAGTACTTTTTCAGGAGCAGTCTGCTAGAGTGAATATGTGGTTTAATCTGATTTGTATTGTCTGATGCTACTATACATAAAATGTACCGAGTATTTATCTAGTTAAATTTGCAACAGACGTAGAACTAAGGTGTTGTGTGCCTGATAATTGACTAGGTAACTTAGGTGTTGAGCTTTCAACGTCGGAAAGGTAGAACTACATGACTTGCTGGTGAAGATGAGGATACTGATGTTTGAACTAACATGCATGATATCACCATCAATGGAGTGAGTCTCTAACACTTTATTACCTTATATAGAATTAAATGATTTCTACAATTTGATATCAAGAAAATAATTTCTCTCTTTTTGAAGCATAGCCGGGAGAAGAACGAAGTTTCCTTTCTTCTCCGTAACTCTACTCTCCATATATAGAAGAAAACAAGGGTGCAACGGAGCTCCACTGCTGATTGTGTTCAGAAATGGGGCAGAACAACCGTGCGACACTGATCTACGCGATGGTGGCTCGTGGAACGCCGCCAGTAGTACTGGCGGAGTACACTGCGTTCAGTGGGAACTTCAACTCCATTGCCTACCAGTGCCTCCAAAAGCTTCCTTCATCCAACAACAAGTTCACATACAACTGCGATAATCACACCTTCAATTACCTCATTCACAATGGCTTTAGTAAGTCCCTCTTTTTACCATATGAAATGATTGTGATCTTTTGCTTAAATTTATCTTTCTAGATCAGCAGAATTCCGGAAATATTGGGAACCAAACCGAACCGGTCATATTTAGGTTAAAATGGTTTGGTTGTTCTATAGGAAAATCCGACCGAAGTAAAAGAATACGCGCCTCTGTCTCCATCTATCAAAGTGAATTACTTGGAGTTACTGATTTATCATAATGTGGCAACTTTCGGTGCAGTATATTGTGTGGTTGCAGAAGAAACGGCAGGTAGACAGATCCCTATGGCTTTTCTAGAGCATATCAAGGATGATTTTTCGAAAAAATATGGTAGTGAGGGAGCTGCAGCAGTTCCTCCAAATAGCCTTGATAAAGAATATGGGTATATAAAAATTAGTCCTAGACATTCGTTGCATGTGAGAATTATTTTTCTGCTAAATATGAAAAACTAAAACCCAGAAATGGTTATATGCAGACGAAAGTTGAAGGAACATATGCAATACTGCATTGAGCACCCTGAGGAAATAAGCAACCTAGCTAAGGTTAAGGCTCAGGTGTCTGAAGTGAAAGGTGTTATGCGAGAAAACATAGAGAAGGTATGATCCTCCTCCTCTTGTTTATTCTGTATTAATCGAACTTGGCTCAATTAACTCTACAGACATGAACCTCGAATAGATTGAATCTTCAATGTTGAATGATACATTAATGTTAAAGGATTGGCAGTTTGCTCCATATCTTGCATATGAGTTTGCTCCATATCTTGCATATGAGTTTGCTCATCTATTTTGTGTAGGTTCTTGATCGTGGAGAAAAGATAGAACTATTGGTGGAAAAGACTGAGATAATGCATCAGCAGGTCTGGCCGTGACTCAATGTTCTacacgtgtgtgtgtgtgtcgaCATGTTTTGATGCTAACCGATCTGAAAAAATCATCTGTCTCAACAGGCCAAGGATTTCAATTCTGCAGGAACAAGATTACACAGGAGAATGTGGCTACAGAAGTCGAAGATGAAGCTTGTTGTTTTAGCTATTGTGATCGCATTGATCCTCATCATCGTGTTCTCTGTCTGTGAGGGGTTCGACTGTGGAGATTGAAACATCGTTCCGTGGAAATGGTAAAATGCGCGTGTTTTAAGTTAGCAGGTGATATTTACGCTTTTCTTTGATGAAACTAGGACAAAGCCAACAATAATGCACTATGTCCATGAGACTTGAGTTTTGAACATTAAGCTATTTTGAGTTGGAATAATATTGAGCTTCATGAGTGAGCTTCTCATGAGTGGCTACGTGgacattttttaaataaatccaAACTATTCAAATCATTAGTTTTATGCCTTAATAATAATCTTTTGTTATGGTTTAAgaattgaaaaataatactccgtaTTATTCATATTAAATTCATTGTGTTACTAAAATACTAAATTTTCTCGTtgcaaaaaaatattataggacattattttaaacttttttatatattttgtttttttatggtgGTCTTTTTTTGTAggggtattttttttctttttttcttttttatttgaatgGATTTTAAAGTTTCAAGTCGTTGGAATTATTTGACGTAGCCCTGAATCGAAAATCACGGATACACTATTGGTTAGACTTAGACAAACTCTACGATCCATTTGTGAATTGTAATGATTTACTTAACTCCAAGATTGAAATAGTAACTTTGACATGATTAGGAATGGTCTAGCCTTGCAGGTGCATTTTTTGTTGTCTCTTCTCTCCGCTTATTGTGCTTTTTGTCTGTGCTGTTGTTTGTGGGGCGCTTTTAGTTATGGattcttttttagtttttcaGTAGTTTGAATGGGTGTGTTGGTTTTTTTGCCGTTGACGTGTTTTGTTGGTAGTCTATCGAGTGACTTTGACTGTTGTTGTTtgacacttttttttttatttaggagTTTTATATTCTGGGCTTGCTTGCTCGCCGTTTTTGACTTGAGCCTTTTTGATATATCATAAAAAGCAATGGTCGATTGCTTAGGTGAAAACTAGTGAATATAACTCAGAACCATCAATTTGCAActttacaacaaaaaaatgttgAATTAGTTATGCTTTCATGAATAAGCAGCTCCGGTTCGAAGAGAGATGGATCTGCACGGTCAGACAAAGAAAGTGATAGTTCCAATTTAAAACCACATTTGACTATTCCAGTTTTGGTTCAAAATTGCTAATTTTGATctatttttacatatttttcaaCTACATTTTCCGATTTTAGGCcaaatagaaattctttccttttgcttattttctaaaaataaaactttccatttttggaaatgGACCCAGAATCCAATAACACTAATTCCAtaactttttctcttcatcCATTTTCTTCGTTTCCTCTCTCTTATTacttttctaaattttttattaaaactcgtgttgttTTCAAAGtatctatttttaggaaatggagggagtataaaattatcaAATCAGAATTACGTTTTAAATTATTCCTAGaaaaatttgtatattattcaaattttcTCTCAGAAATAGTCATTGCAATATGCAACCTCATCAGTCTCGTTTATTGTTGTGCTGAAATAAGCAGATTCGCACAATGCTACATAAACATTGGTTTCAAATTTAATCAGTGAAAATTAAGTTTAGAAATTGTTATTGGGCTTTATACATCTAGCCAATATCTCTTTAACATTTCGCACATACTATACTTTCAATACATTAAGAaaatatctatctatctatctatatatgTCGGCCTAGTGAGACCTTCTAGAAGGGCCAAATTTGTGCAGGTGACTTTGATCGAATTATATTTATTGACGTCTTTTGGTTTACGATCTTGACTGAGCGACATGATGGTTGTAACTTGTAACTCACTTAGCCGAGTGAGACTCTCAGGACATCCTGCCATCTTCAGACTCGCCCAAGTATAGTTGGTTTTAAATAACTTGATTACGAATACCTACCTAGTCGGTcgaatcatctctcattcatgcATTCTTTGGTCCAATTTATTCCATTTTCCATTCTCAATATTTAACCCATTTTACCGACAAAAGTCAGCAAATTTGTCAAAACTATCAATTAATTATGAGTTGATTTTTTTATCTACCTAAGACTCGTAAACCAAGCTAAATCTAACACTTAAAACATGTTAAATTAtgagttgattttttttatctaggAGACACCAAACAAGTAGGAGTTCAAGTCCTTTAATACATAGATTTAATCAGACATTGTCATTTGTCATCACCAACCCCGTCGGCATCTTGCAAGAAACTTGCTAGTAACGTCTGCGACCAATGAATATACAAACAAATCGAAATAATTTCACGGAAAAATTCTACACATTGATCTCAATCAAATTATATACATTAAAGAAAGTGCTTGTACACATATGTCACAAATATATTAATATGCTATGCTCTCCCCCAGAACCTACGTGCATGTTTTTCAATGTCGCAATCTCAAATAATTTTAgcaagaaagaaataaaaataataattaaggcAAATATCAACATCAACATACCTAATATTGTCTAACCAAAACAGTAATTTCACTGTGGCACCACTATTATTTGGTCAATAGAAGAGTACAACCATATAGCATCCACTTAAAGTTAGCAGCCCATATAGATAAActtcattaattaaattagtcatgttTCATAATCAAGTTTGGTTTCTTTATCTAGATTATCTCTCATCAAGTTTATTCAAAACTTTGGCGTTGCTTCAATCCACGTTTCACACTTGTGTTTTCTTGCTTTTAACAATCCACTAGAGAAATTTTACCTTAGTTATACAACGATGGGAAGTTTTAGTCAAATTTGAAAAGGAAAGGTGGTTCAAAAAATAATTCATGTTTTGTACCTAAGTTAAAATCAATTACTCCATTTCGTTTAGACACTATCCAATGCTTCCAAAACCTTCAAttaatcaattttaaatttcgATATCAACATTGGAAAAATCGTGCATCTCCAAGTTGGtacacaaaaatttaaaatgggTGAATTTACTAAAATAGGTTAGAATATTATCGAAATATTTTGAAGATTTGGTATAATTTGCAATAAGATCCAAAGATTGGGATTTGTATAGCTGTTATATCAAGTAATTATCTCGATTAATTGGTATTTTACAtgttcatgtttttttttctggaaAATTGTAATTACATATTGCTAGCTAATGTTTACACCTTTCATTGATACATCAATTTACTATTTATATGTAGTAGTAGATCTTTTGAATAGAAATTAGCCGGCACAACTTCTAGAGCAAAACTTTCATTGATGTGCACTACAACAAATATTACGGCTAAGGACGCAAAATTAGGGATACAATTGTTTGCGttggaaattttttaaaaatatcccaAATTTACCTATCACTTTTTTTGGGTGGAAGTTGTGATGTTAATTGTTGTTGCAGGAGAAAATTTTTTTGGTGATGATGTTTCAATTATCATTTCTACTAAAATCGTGTAATTCATGCAAACAAAAACTCTATAGGTCAGTAGGGGATGGAGAGTATTTTAGACCCAATTCTAGTTATTAGGGACGCTTTTTTAAAAATGGTCCCAAAATTAATCTATAGATGCTTTTAAAAAGCGTCCCAAAAAAATTCACCGACACTTCCATTTTGCGTCCTTATTTTTGTTTGGCACACCACCGGTAAGGACATTTTTTAAAGCGTCGGTGATTTATTTAGCAAAAAATATTAGTGTCTCTAATTGACTTAAAAAGCGTCCTGGTTGGTAATTTTTGTTGTAGTGGTGGCAGTAAATTCGTATACGCAATTGAGACCGCAATCTGTtggaaagttttaaaaaataaaaacaatttatgatgcaaaagaaaatgtccttaaattaagaataaattaatttaatctttttatttttttaggaagtTTCCATTTGcgtcctctaattttagttgtgACACAAACAATAAGAACGCTTTTTGAGACGTTGgtggtatatttagaaacacaaattaacctccttaattgtattaaaaatatttttaattaatagttttttttgttgtagtggtacaattaattaattagattcATACATAATAATGTCATTACATTAATAAGTACGTTGAAAGTAGGCATAACATAACATCACCAAACAAAGCAAGATGCTAGAAAAAGGTAAAGGTAATTGCATTgattttgttttccttaaatTTGGAACCGTTTAACAAATGTTTACAATTACAAATTATCCATTGAAACTCGATCTTTTATCTTTTCTCCATGAATATAAAAGAATCCAAATTGTTGTAAAAAGGATATAGGAGAAAAAAGGGTTTAAAAAAAAGGtaatgaataaataatttatgaatataaaataatactaaatgTTAACCCAACCTGGATTTAGTGTCTACCATAATGGTGAATGGTCGGTTTCGTTTTTCTGAGAAGCTAGTGATATGCTGCCATCACAATTGAATATATTATCAATAGTAGTACAAGAAAAAGGTGGGCCAActattctttatatatatagaATTCTGTAGCATAAAACTGCAGGCGTTggcattaatttaataataatgttTATTGATTATTTATAGTAGTAGGTAAAGCATTCACGTGAAGGAAGATAGAAATGACAaaccattggaaaataaaatcgATATTTCGCACTTAATTAAACCGTAGTCTCATTTAAACACCAATTAAAGATTAAATATatcatatatttaaaataaagttGATGAAACATCAATGAGTTTTCCTCTAGTTACTTTCAAATGTGCGTAGCGGGGCTTTATAGTGGACAACCGTAACTCTAGCTACGTTCACGAAACCAATTAAATTTTATGGTAATGTATATTAATATGTCTCCTCCCTTCGTCATTAAAAGTCTCATGACAGCaagaaattttaagaaatattaagaaaaatttatggaaaaaagttagtggaaaagaagtctcatttctatatattagttttaaataaaatatgagtggaatgcgTTAGTTGGAAGGTGGGACCccattactatttatggtaaaagtgaaccgggactcctatttgtgaacagactaaaatggaaaaatgagactcctagcAGAGAAGTGGTTGAACTCATAGATAAGATATTACATGGTGTACGATTAGTTTTCACATATAAATGTAAAGAagagaataaaaataatcaataaatgtataagatggaaaataaaataagaaaaaagaaattagcAATATATACTATACGTCGAGAATGTCCAAGGAAGATAACTATACAATATCAACTCTATTAATGGTGaaaacaaaagaacaataatGATGTTAACTTGAAATCAGAGAAAACATGGGCCACAAATGACTCGATCACCGTACgcagagcatccacagtggtgcggatgtcccgacaGACAtcccgcggacatcccaaaaacacctctgccacgtcataaggacttcccactgtacagtggcggacatccccaaagaCATCctgacggacttcccacaataataaaaattcacaaattcaccaaattaaatattttacggaattaaacaatttacggaattaaaatttcgccaCAATTAgtgaataaaaatttcattaaataaaaaaaaggtacattaaatTTCACGTgctgcctcccgcacacgtgcatgaattcGCTTCATTATGTCATCGTaccccccaccactaccacccgcaccgCTACCGCCCGCACCAAAGCCAcgaccactaccactaccaatACCAGCCattctggatatataaaagaaacgtagaaagagatactcgttaatacaagtggtgcgaatgaaatgaagttcaacgagccgtatttatagaatttttgaaaaaaatataaaataatcgggacgtccgcgcggacgtccgtggggtcaacgcaacggcggacgtcccgggaacgccgcgTAACttcggtgtccgcagcggacgtccgtatccgcatCACCGctgcgcaatggcggacgttccGCGCGGAACTCCGGCATGCcggccggacgtccgccgggaccggcgccattgtggatgctctaagatggGCCTGCATCTGCAACGTGGCACATATCCACCGTGTCAGTTACTACTATTTAATGGATCGTTCTGTATACTGCAAAATTCAATGCAGATATCAAACTTTTGTCGCTCTATaccttcaattttaaattaatggCGGTTGAAGCAACGCATCCCAATTTGTTTCCTTCGCAATTTGTTCAACACAGGtaacctcctcctcctcctcttcttctttgtTGAATATTTTCTAATAGACTATAGCTGTGTTTTTGCAGAGAGAGTTTTATGAATCCTCCTCACGAAGGCCACAAGTTTCAGGCGATTCCATTTCCGGTAAATCAGCAGTTTGTTTCCGAATCTAAAACTTCGATTAATAGCCTCACCCCCAATATTCCGGCTACCAGAAAGCGATCTAGAGATGAATTCTACACTTGTCAATTATTCGGTGAAAACATCTTGCCTCAATTCCAGCCGCAGATCGACTCCTTAATTCATCAACATGTGAGTATCCCAATCACAATTCTAcaattctactccctccgtccacgatttaaagaccccttttgtcattttaatttgtCTACGATTTATAcaaccatttactttattccacttttagtatGCGGATCTCACATGCAATCAACCTTTTACACTCACGAtctaatataaaactaatattttaaatgagTCTCACGTTCCACTCACTTTATTCTTTTACTTTTGTTCACAAAGTCAACCatatggtggacggagggagtattaattttaaaaaaaattaagttgtAATTGAGTTGATCCTGATTTTTCGCAGACGATGAAAATCCGATGGGAATTGAAGCAGCAGGCGAAGATGGCAGCGACGAGGATGGGAGAATCGATGGCGAAGACGCTGCGAGAGAAAGACGACCAGATCGAGAAAATGGAGAGATTGAATTTGATGCTTGAGGAAAAGGCGAAAGGCCTCTACCTTGAGAACCAGTTGTGGCAGGAGACGGCACGGGCCAACGAGGCGGCGGCGAATTCCCTCCTGCACGCGCTAGCTCAATTTAGAGGTGCAGcagcggcggtggaggaggatGTGGAGTCGTGCGGCAGCTGCTGCGATGAGACTGAGAGGAGGATGTGCCGGATTTGCGGGGAGAGGCAGTGCTGCGTGGTAGTGCTGCCGTGC includes the following:
- the LOC121788699 gene encoding vesicle-associated membrane protein 722-like isoform X2, which encodes MALENPTEVKEYAPLSPSIKVNYLELLIYHNVATFGAVYCVVAEETAGRQIPMAFLEHIKDDFSKKYGSEGAAAVPPNSLDKEYGRKLKEHMQYCIEHPEEISNLAKVKAQVSEVKGVMRENIEKVLDRGEKIELLVEKTEIMHQQAKDFNSAGTRLHRRMWLQKSKMKLVVLAIVIALILIIVFSVCEGFDCGD
- the LOC121788699 gene encoding vesicle-associated membrane protein 721-like isoform X1, with amino-acid sequence MGQNNRATLIYAMVARGTPPVVLAEYTAFSGNFNSIAYQCLQKLPSSNNKFTYNCDNHTFNYLIHNGFIYCVVAEETAGRQIPMAFLEHIKDDFSKKYGSEGAAAVPPNSLDKEYGRKLKEHMQYCIEHPEEISNLAKVKAQVSEVKGVMRENIEKVLDRGEKIELLVEKTEIMHQQAKDFNSAGTRLHRRMWLQKSKMKLVVLAIVIALILIIVFSVCEGFDCGD
- the LOC121788689 gene encoding E3 ubiquitin-protein ligase BOI-like, with the protein product MAVEATHPNLFPSQFVQHRESFMNPPHEGHKFQAIPFPVNQQFVSESKTSINSLTPNIPATRKRSRDEFYTCQLFGENILPQFQPQIDSLIHQHTMKIRWELKQQAKMAATRMGESMAKTLREKDDQIEKMERLNLMLEEKAKGLYLENQLWQETARANEAAANSLLHALAQFRGAAAAVEEDVESCGSCCDETERRMCRICGERQCCVVVLPCRHLCLCSGCGSGLHHGCPVCNASMTATLHINIS